Sequence from the Phragmites australis chromosome 6, lpPhrAust1.1, whole genome shotgun sequence genome:
CTCCGCCGCGCCGTCCCCCTCCTCCCGTACCATGCGGACGCTCTCGTTAAGCGTCTCCAAGAACTGGTCCGCTGGGCGCCACGTGCACGCCATGTCGGCGCACCTCGCGCCGCCGACGCAGGCGCCCTCCGCGGCCGCAGCCGGCGCGGGGTGCGGGCTCGGGCTGGCCCTGTACACGATGAGCTCGGTTCTTGTTTTCGCCATGTGGTCGCTGGTCGCCGCGGTGCCGTGCCAGGACCGGGCGTCCGCGGGCATCAACCCCCCGGTCGCGCCGCCGAAGCAGGCCCCGTGGGCGGCGCCCATGTGGTCCCTCCAGGAACGGATCGCGGACGAGTGGAGGCGGAGAGAGAAGAAGGGGTCGTCCTCTGGTTCCGCGGCCACAACAGGGCTCCTCGCCGAGATGCAGGCCGTGGAGTGCGCGGCCCGAGAGCTGAACAGTCTGCTCGAGGAGATCgccgaggaagaggaggaagagtcCGTGGCGATCATCGGCGAGGAGCGCGCGCGGGAGGTCACGGAGCGCGCCGAGGAGCTCGCGGCGGCGTGCCGGGCGCTGGAGGAGGGCCTCGCGCCTCTGGAGCGGCAGGTGCGCGCGGTGTTCCACCGCGTTGTCGCCAGCCGCGCCGAGGTCGTGCGCTGCATGGAGCACAGCGCGCGCACCGCCACCGCCAATGCCGCGGCGTCCGCGTCCGGCGCAGTGCCGGCGCAACACCAGCACTCCTTCTGAAGTTCTGAGAGAGCAGCGGGGTTCCACGCCGTGGAGGGAAACCAACGATAACCGTTGGTGGTTAACTAGGAAGTGTGCTTTGATTAATTGCTTTGGGAGCCAAATTATTCGCTCCTCTACTGTATTGTACCATTCTTTGATTTGTAGATGTGCCTGTAAAAACTAACATCTTGTTGGATTAGTGTTGTACTGTTGTCAATGCTGCAGAGCAGAGGAGAAGAGATTGTTGTAGCAACATTTGTGAACTGATgtgtttgtgttcttgagttgatgACCGAATCATTCATCCATTTCattcagttcagttcagttcagttcaggGGGTAACAACTTGGGATTTTGCTAAATTAAGCTCCTTGCTTTTGCTTGTGGTTTCCATAGAAGATCCAATTGGTGGACGCATGGCATGGAAcgcgcgcgcgcgagagagagagacagagagagctGTGGATAAAACCTAGAGTGTTGATAATTCGTTGAAGCAATCAAACCGTTGACTCAGGAGGATCAGGCTGCACCTAACACCGACCAGGATTTCAACGGCAAGAGATGTGCAGGCCATTAAGGGGGCAGCGGCAGCTGAGCTGGGCATAGCTGTGACCGGCCAGACCTTGGCACACTTTGTCAATTgtcaccgcctcctcctctatCAGGCTACCACAACTCGGTTGTCCCATAACAGTTGTATGACCAATATTATTGTTCTTTCAGAAAAAGGAGAAACTGAATGATGTGCTAGCTGCTGCTAGCAGGGAATAGAATCTTCCTATGCGTTTGCTATCCATACGATCAAAAAGTTGACTCCAAATGTCAAAAAGTTGTGCAATTTGACACAAAGGAATTGTGAATTTGCAACTTCCTGAGCTGCGCACCAGCTGTTCTCTGCGCTTTCATGTGTTACTCACAGATAAGATCATCTTTTGCAACAACGGATGGATCATTCACAATCACACGCCTCACCCTAGGCGGGGCTTATAATTATGCAAATGCAACTCCACATATTATTTATGATCTGTTGAACCTTGTCACTATATCTTTCCCTCTTCTGTATTTTACCATTCTTTGATTTCTGTTCTGTAGATTTGACTGTAAAAACTAACATCTTGTTGGATTAGTGTGTTTATTGTTGTCAAATGCTGAAGAGCATATGAGAATAGTTTGTTGTATGAATATCTGTGGACTCTTTTGTTTTTGAGCAAAGTAAAGCTGTTTTTGTTCTTGTACTTGATATGATCATGTACTGCTAGTGTCCTAGATCAAAAGCTTTGATATCCGCAACTGTAATTGTAAACCAAACCATTTGGACCAGCTGCAACTTGCAATTGATCTCAGCAGCCGTgttgtcgagggttaatcttTGATAGTGATTTCAGTGTATCGAATGATGGATACATGATCTGTGTTCTAGGATGTACCTGTGCTAATCTAAGAACATCATAATTTATCCAGTTTCAGCCCCTCTTTGAGGTAATagtcctacatcctgtgtattcttcttatTAAGTATGGTTTCTCCttctcatcttttttttaaggCTTCCCCAAGGCGGACTCCCTTCTCCTAATAGCCCAGGGGGAAAGGAGTCTTACACATGGGCCCATCAAATAGACCCATACCTACCTAGATGATCTAAATAGGCTATCATTACAGGATATGTATGTGTTGTACCTACCCTGGAGCGCTGCAATACTcgtcccatccatcggacaTGTCTTTGCTTGTCGCGCCCGTGTCATCCGGCCAGCATAATCCCATCGTTGGTTTCCCACGCGTGCCTGTCACGCCCCCTGTTGCGTATGCGAGCCCATCCCACAACAATTAATGTTGTGGGATGGGACACAGTAGTCCTGCGCAGGCCATGCCGCCTCAGCCGGGGTGAACtgtctggggaaggaaaacgacGTGACTAGCGatattaaatgaggtttgactggctTAGACGAGTATCTGCCACGcaaccagcaagggctggtcacgGGAAATCCTGCGAAGGCTAGTGCCGTGGTCGCGCTTGCGCCGGCTGGTCGCGTGGCGGGCCTGGGCTAGAAAACGAAAGCGGAGAATGACAAAAATAGTCATCATGGGCCATCCCGGTGGGGGACCCTTATACTTTTTACATCGATAATAGCCCCCAAGATCCCTCACGTACATGGAGATCCGAGCTACTTTTTATAAGGACGTGGTCGGACCTGGTTGTACCACTTGGGTCCCTGGTGAACAAGAGCTTTGTCAAGGGAGTGGTTGGCGACATGGTCCACCACCGTGACTGGCTTAGGAAACCGCATCCTGAGGGGAGGTTAACCATCCATAGAAAggatcgtgggagagagaaaccttgatGCCCTCTGGACttcgagggaattttggttccccaaaCGACCCTCGGAATTTGAGGTGGCGGAACCGAGTCGATCTTATAAATCAAAAGGCGGAACCCCCGAAAACCCCTTCGCACTCTAAAGCCTTGCGTCAAAGCCTATTTCCCCAATCTCCTCCCGTCTTTCTTGTTAAAACCACCGTTGTGCTCCCATGGCGCCGCGCACCGAAAAGGAGcctgacttccccaagtccaagtgcaccgccACGAAGCTGATGCAAATGTACGAGAATCGCCTGCTTCCACGCTGCTTGTCTTCGGGATATCGCCCTGGGGGGAGGTCCCTACTCCCTGCCAGGGAGAGATCGTAATCTTCGCCTCATTCTTCCTGGCGGGTCTCGTCCCTTCCTATTCCGGATTATAAAccaacagatttttcacaagtggaAAACCTAAATATACTAGGCTCAACTAAAGGGCGATGGAGAGCGGCTACCGGCTCCGACGAGCGACAGGGTAGGGTGGCGGCGGTCGGATCTGGCCTGGGCGTGGGTGGATCTGGCCGGCGAGGGCGAGAGCGAGGGCTGGCGACGAATGTGGGAGGGAGAAGCTCTGGTGACCAGCAAAACGGGGCAAGGATGGCCGGATCTACACCATGATAGAGGTGGCTCGAGGCGAGGCTAAGGTATGAGACCGGATTTGAGGATTTTGGGGCTTTTCGTTTGgggaagagaggaggaagagaagggtGGTGGAGCTCACTGGCTGCAGGCTTCGATGAGttagagagagaggtggtgctatggtgggaggaggaagaagaggacacTGTTCATTTTATAGGTGACGACGACATAGGCACAGCGGCGGTGCGAGGCGCAAGGTGAGGTGTGGGGCTTGAGGGAGCAGCGTTGGGCATGAGGTGGCGTGGGGCGTGAGGATGGTTGTGACGTGTGGAGACAGGACGCGTGGTGCAGCATGACGTAGAGCAGAGGACGTCGTCGGGTCACGGAGATGGGAAAGAGAGATGAGTTCTCAAGagattttttctctctagaagaATACAGGTGTGacacttgataaacatgttaatcACACTAACTATCTGCAAATTCATATACATGTCATCTTAAGATATGTTCGCTACAAGTGGTACATAGAATTTTATCAATATAATGCTTTGAAATATCTATCTTGTTGCTTTGTCCAAGTGCCACCTGGCATCAATCCTCACCATACACACATAACCTGTTAGTAGTCCACACGCATGCATTTCTCCCCGTCGACCAATCTCTCCGTCGCCGCGAACCAGGGGCACGGCTTGCGTTTGCCActcatgcatcatgcatgtctCACTCTCACCTTGACAAAGATCATATCAAGTCCACATCGTCACAAGCAGAATCTGACACAAGAGACAAATTCATCCTTGGCATACATATTTCTCTCTGAACAATTAACGTCTGGCATTTCAATTCCGATAACGTCGCACATTTCAAGTAAACCGCAGGCCTCGGCTACCGCAAGATCCATAGCTCCATTCCTTCGTTTGCAGTTGCACCAAGACGAAGCGGGACAAGTCTGTGAAACGAAGCAATGGAGGACTCCACCACCACGCCCCTGCTCCTCCTCTGCGTCACCCTCTCACTCGCAGCCTCACTCTTGTTGCTTCGCCACGCCCATGCCCGCAACAATTCAGATGCGAACAGTAAAAAGGACCGGCTGCCCCCTGGGCCGCCAGCGCTGCTCTTCCTGGCCAAGTTCCTGGCGCTCCGGCGATCAATCTTTGACCTTGGCCCGCTCCTCCGCGACTTGCACGCGCGCCACGGCCCCGTCATTTCCCTCCGCCTCGCCAGCACGCTCGTCTTCGTCGCCGACCGCCGCCTCGCGCACCGCGTCCTCGTCCAGGGCGGCGCCACCTTCGCCGACCGTCCGCCGCCCGTCGACCCAGGCCGCCTATTCAGCGGCGGCCGCGACATCAGCGCCTCGCCCTACGGGGCCTACTGGCGCCTCGTCCGCCGTAACCTCGCCAGCGAGGTGCTGCACCCGGCCCGCGTCAGCCTCTTCGCGCCGACGAGGCGGTGGGCGTGCGATGCTCTCGTCAAAAACCTCCGCGCGCGCTCCAACGAAGGGGCTGTCACTCTCAGGCCGTTCCTGCGTCGCGCCATGTTCGAGCTGCTCGTTTACATGTGCTTCGGTGCGCGGCTTGGGCAGGAGGCACTCGACGAGATCGAGGATCTGCAGCACAGCGTGCTCCTCTCCTTCACCACCTTCCCGATTTTCGCCTTCTTCCCGGCGGTCACCAAGCGGCTCTTCCGCGCGCGGTGGGAGGCACACGTTGCCGTGCGACGGAGGCAGGACGAGATGTTCGGCCAGCTGATCCACGCCACGCGCGGCGAAGATGACCCGCCGTGCTACGCGGACTCTCTCCGAGCGCTGCGCGTGGCAGACGAGAGCGACCGGCCGCTCACGGACGCCGAGATGGTCAGCCTCTGCTCCGAGTTCCTGAACGGCGGGACGGACACAACGGTGACTTTGGTGGAATGGATCATGGCCGAGCTCGTGAACCACCCCGACGTGCAAGCCAAAGTGCGGGAGGAGGTGAACGCCGAACCGGAGCTCAACGACGGCGACACCCAGGCGATGCCGTACCTGAAGGCGGTGGTGCTCGAGGGCCTTCGCCTGCACCCGCCAGGCCACTTCGTGCTCCCGCACAGTGTGCAGAGCGACGCGGACATCGGCGGCTACACGGTGCATAAAGGCGCGGAGGTGAACTTCCTGGTGGCCGAGATCGGCCGCGACGAGACGGTGTGGACGGCGGCGCGGGAGTTCCGGCCGGAGCGGTTCCTGGACGGCGGCGAGGGGTGCGGCGTGGACATCACGGGGAGCAGGGAGATCAAGATGATGCCTTTTGGCGCCGGACGCAGGATGTGCCCCGGGTACTCTCTGGGCATGCACCATGCCGAGTATTTCTTGGCGAGGATGGTGCGGGAGCTGGAGTGGCGGCCGCCGGTAGACGGGGTGGCTGTGGACATGGCGGAGGCGCTGGACTTCACCACCGTGATGAAGCACCCGCTCCGTGCACGCATCGTCGCCATAAGTTAAGCCAGCTTGATACTAGCTCCTGGCGCGCGAATGTTATGAAAGAAATAACGAAGAAAGAAAGGCGCGGCAAATTGTGTTGGTGCCAAGCCATGTTAACAACTACGGTATAATCCTATACTAATGTAATGCTGTATCAAACGTATCTACATATGTACAATAGTATATGCTACTATACTCTGGTTCACTATAGTATTATACAAGagttaattttaaaaatctataactattttgacacatattACAGAAACTATTGATACATATTACAGATAACTACATTTTTAGTGCCCATTACAAAAACCTGTCAATAGATGGGCTAATGGTgagaaagttaaaaaaaaattgcaactaagtgtcaaaatagttgtagatttttgaaatttactcattATACAACTATACTATACTATAGTATATGCTATATATAAAAGAATGtggtatatattttagtatatACAATAATGTTAAATATATTGTATATATCACATAAATACATGCCATGGTATATACACAGTGAATATATAACAGAATATACTATTATTGTACATACaagcgtatatacttctttgtTTGGAGTGTCTATTCTTTTTTCACACTATATACTTCCCCAAGTAACCTCTGCTGGTGCTTTTAATCCCTAGTCTATACTTCCCTCTTCCCAGTCTCCAATTTCCCCTAAGCACTCAAATATCGTCATGATTTTTAAGCCAATATTGGTATCACGGAGTTAGTTCGTGATAGCTTGTTTCTAAATTTCGATTACTTGAAATAATTTGCTCTGATGATTTTACTTGATCATAAAGGATTGGCATCGTACGAAAAATCAGTTCACAAATACATATGTTACCCATCACGTGTGTGTTTCGTCCAACACATTTCATTTACAAGATGCAAGCACATCAGCAAACATGAGTAGCAAATACTCGGCTAGCTAGTTGCATCTTCCGATTATTTTGATCTTGAGAGGACAAGCATCGATGGTAGTAACTCAACTCCTTGGCACGATGCGAGCTCGGAGCGGATGCTTCATGACGGTGGTGAAATCCAGCTCCTCCGTCATGTCGACGgcctccccctccgccgccggcagccactCCAGCTCCCTAACGAGGCTCCCTACGAAGAACTCCACCTGCAGCATCCCCAGCGTGTACCCGGGGCATATTCGCCGCCCGGCACCGAAAGGCATCATCTTGATCTCCCTGCTCCCTGTGATGTCCACGTCGCACCCCTCGCCGCCGTCCAAGAACCTCTCCGGCCGGAACTCCAGCGGCGCCGTCCAAGCCGTCTCGTCGCGGCCGAACTCGGCGAGCAGGAAGTTAACCTCCGCGCCCTTGGGCACCGTGTAGCCGGCGATGTCCGCGTCGCTCTGCACGCCGTGCGGGAGGACGAAGTGGGCCGGCGGGTGCAGACGAAGGCTCTCGAGCACCACGGCTTTCAGGTACGGCGAGTTCTGGAGGTCGCCGTCGTTGAGGTCTGGTTTGTCTTTCACCTCCTCGTACACCTTGGCTTGGACGTCGGGGTGTTTGACAAGCTCGGCCATGATCCACTCCAGCAAGGTCAACGTCGTGTCCGTCCCGGCGTTCAAGAACTCGGAGCAGAGGCTGACCATCTCGGAGTCCGTGAGCGCTCGGTCGCCCTCATCGGCCACGCGCAGCGGGAGGATGGAGTCCGCGTAGCACGGCGGGTCGTCGTCGCCACCGAGCCGCGCGGCGCGCCTGGCGTGGATCAGCGGGAGGAAGATCTCGTCCTGCCTCCGGC
This genomic interval carries:
- the LOC133922858 gene encoding protein ROH1A-like; this translates as MANAEQSRFPTIPSPPLLPPRRFREKQTKAQVQPQPKPTENTMSAAEPPPPTGMGFFGMLSFRRSATAVASFDPAQDDELLALDALQAHVADRLAALSSLSANPQAPVLSLPFLSKLLDAVLSSDAAFRDVLALAPVAAALSRPPADRLAADLLDRAVKALDVLNAASLTLASLRGAHRAGFTAASCLLAPTPLHRAHFARARRAITRLFPDDAKVSAAPSPSSRTMRTLSLSVSKNWSAGRHVHAMSAHLAPPTQAPSAAAAGAGCGLGLALYTMSSVLVFAMWSLVAAVPCQDRASAGINPPVAPPKQAPWAAPMWSLQERIADEWRRREKKGSSSGSAATTGLLAEMQAVECAARELNSLLEEIAEEEEEESVAIIGEERAREVTERAEELAAACRALEEGLAPLERQVRAVFHRVVASRAEVVRCMEHSARTATANAAASASGAVPAQHQHSF
- the LOC133922861 gene encoding cytochrome P450 89A2-like, whose protein sequence is MEDSTTTPLLLLCVTLSLAASLLLLRHAHARNNSDANSKKDRLPPGPPALLFLAKFLALRRSIFDLGPLLRDLHARHGPVISLRLASTLVFVADRRLAHRVLVQGGATFADRPPPVDPGRLFSGGRDISASPYGAYWRLVRRNLASEVLHPARVSLFAPTRRWACDALVKNLRARSNEGAVTLRPFLRRAMFELLVYMCFGARLGQEALDEIEDLQHSVLLSFTTFPIFAFFPAVTKRLFRARWEAHVAVRRRQDEMFGQLIHATRGEDDPPCYADSLRALRVADESDRPLTDAEMVSLCSEFLNGGTDTTVTLVEWIMAELVNHPDVQAKVREEVNAEPELNDGDTQAMPYLKAVVLEGLRLHPPGHFVLPHSVQSDADIGGYTVHKGAEVNFLVAEIGRDETVWTAAREFRPERFLDGGEGCGVDITGSREIKMMPFGAGRRMCPGYSLGMHHAEYFLARMVRELEWRPPVDGVAVDMAEALDFTTVMKHPLRARIVAIS
- the LOC133922860 gene encoding cytochrome P450 89A9-like, translated to MEDSTTWSTSPLLLLCVVLSLLASLLFLLHHSHGRKNPNKNGKGRLPPGPPALVFLAKFLALRRSIFDLGPLLRDLHARHGPVISVRLARTLVFIADRRLAHRVLVQGGATFADRPPLIDPGHLFTAGARDISSSPYGPYWRLVRRNLAAEALHPARVSLFAPARRRAGNALVGDLLRAQGRDGSRAVEVRPLFRRALFELLVYMSLGATLGAEVLDEIQELQLRILRSITSFPVFAFFPAITKRLFRNRWEAYVAVRRRQDEIFLPLIHARRAARLGGDDDPPCYADSILPLRVADEGDRALTDSEMVSLCSEFLNAGTDTTLTLLEWIMAELVKHPDVQAKVYEEVKDKPDLNDGDLQNSPYLKAVVLESLRLHPPAHFVLPHGVQSDADIAGYTVPKGAEVNFLLAEFGRDETAWTAPLEFRPERFLDGGEGCDVDITGSREIKMMPFGAGRRICPGYTLGMLQVEFFVGSLVRELEWLPAAEGEAVDMTEELDFTTVMKHPLRARIVPRS